The Poriferisphaera corsica DNA segment CTCAGAGAAAAGAATGTTCTTTTGTGAACCGTCACTTGTTACTGAGATAGCGGCCATGTTGCCAGCTGAATCCATGTCTGTTGCCATGAATGTTCCGAGATTGGTGATGAGGCCAGTCGCGGTGTTCTTGGTGACTGTGCCTGAGTCATTGACACTGAAGATGGAGTCGCCGAAACCGTGTGAGAAGTAAACCATTTCGCCTGAGATTGGATCGTAGCTAAGGTTACTTGCTTGTGGTGTATTCGCTGTGTCTGGATGGTTGGTGACAGTTTTATAGTTTTCTGCCAAGTTGTTAGTGGTGTCGTAGGAAGCTACGAAAGCATTTTCATTGCCGAAGGTCCAGTGGTTTGCACGGTAGCTTACGTACAGATTGCCGTTTGCTGCTTCGAGGCGAGGAGCTTTCCAGCCGACAACACCAGGAACAGTTACAGAAGTTGTGGACTTGGTGTCACCGCCAAATACCATTGCGTTTTCGATCTTGGCGATGGTCATATCTGTTGGTGTGCCGCCAGCCCATGCAGGATTAAAGCCTGCGATAAATAATGTGCCATTATCGAAAGCCATGTCGTATGCACGGTTCCCGCCGAGAATACCGCCAACGTATAGGCCGCCAGCAGACTCGATAGTGTAGTTAGCAGTGCCGAAATCAGTCATGTTGATAGCCGGTGCTGCGGAAGCTGTGCCAGCGATCATGGCAGATGCTGCGATTGCGAGTGCTGCGGTTGAAAAAAGTTTCATATTCCTCTCCTATGCATGTGTGATGCTATATTGAATGGATGCATGCGATCGCCGTGGGCATCGAATGATGCTTAATGTCGATCATTAAAGTGTTCACGATTCGATCTGACCAGATTGGGAAAGGAGCGTCTCTCCGATCTTTGGTCTGTTCAGATATCTACATGGCGTATGCCGTTGTTTTAAGCTGCATTCGATCGGCATACAGATCGAATAGCCTTCTTTCTATGATCAAGATTGTGTTGTCGTCCTGAGGCCGGAGTGTGGGGGCCAATTTGAGTTGGCTGCTTATAAGAGTGAAACAATCTTGACAGTGGTAAATATATGCCGAAATTGAAAGGAGGGTATATCATTTCTGATGGGGTCTTTTAACAAAAACGATGGTGTGGTGATTGGGCTGGTGGAATCCTGTAGTAATATGGCTTTAAAGGATTTAAATGGCGATTTTGTCGATGTGTTTGGGTTGAATCAAACCATATTTTTATGTTATTTGGAGGTTAGGATAGGAAGTTTGTAGCTTCTGAACCACCGAATATGCTAAAGCATGCGTGTGAATAAGAGTGGGGACTTGCTGAGTATGAGGCATGATGAGCGGAGTTATTGGGTGTAAGACTGGGATGCTTGAATGGATTATTATAGTTGGGTGTTATAGTTAATTTCGAGTGTGAGATGTTGATGGGGGGAGAGAAAAATGAAAAATGCCCCGCAGGAACGGGGCAGATCAGCGAGGTTTTGAGGTGTTCTATTCCACTAGGGCGCCTTGCAGAAAATGTTTGTAGTCTTTGCCAGCTTCGAGAGTCGGTCGTTGCAAGAAAAGTAGTGATATCGCGGGTTGGTTGCGCAATGATGTGTTATTTAGGTTTATGCAGATCATCACCCAGGCTGCTTTCGTGTGTTAGTGCATATGAGTTAAAGCTGTCTCTTGCGGCGGGTGAGAAGGGGTATGGCGGTGAGTGAGAATAAGGCAAGTGATGCGGGTTCTGGGACTGAGATGTTGATGAACTCGATGGTTTCGCTGTGTGCGTTGGTGACGACGAGTGTGTCATTGATGAAGTCGACGCCATGAACGTTGGCCCAGCCGTGTGCGGAGGCTGCGGTGAGGTTGCCGGCGATGTCGAGGATGTAGACGGCAGAGTCGTTGAGCGTGATGCCTGTACTGGTTGTAGCGGTTGTGCCGGGGACGAGGGATAGTGCAAAGAGTGGATCGCTGCCATCAATATTGATAAGAGCGAGGTCGTAGCCGTTATTGGAGTAGTTCGCGTCCGTGCCTGTGAAGGTGAAGATGGTTTGCGTTGCGTATGAGTTGGTGTCGCTGTCGTAGGCTGCGTAAGTGAGTGCGCCATTACCTTGTGTGAGGGAGTAGTCGAGATAGGCGGCATTGCCTTGCGAGTCGAAATCAAGGGCGAGCAGGCCTGTGGGGCGGTCTTGGGTTTTGAGTGATGGTGTGGTTGTATGTGTGACGGCACCTTGATCATCGATGTTGTAGAAGGTGTAGCCCATGGAGAAGAATGAAGTCGCTTGGGCGGCAGGGTTGTAGGCGGCGCCGCTTGTGGGTTGATGGCCGACGTTTGAGCCGTCTCCGACGTAAGACCAGTTGATGGATTCGGTGGCTGTATTGAAAGATGTGATATATGAATCGGCGTGATCGAATGCATATGGATTGATGGCGTATGCGGCGATGAGGTTGCCGTTGTGGTAGTCGAGTGAGGTGAGAGGTGAGCCTGCGTTGATGTTGTATTGCATGGCGGTGAGTGAGGCTTGGGGGTTGGTGGTCGCGTTTTCGACTTTGATGATGGAAGAGAGGTTGGTGGTGGACCAATCATTGTCCCAGCATGCGATGTAGAGGTTTGCTGAGCCGTCGTATGCGACGCGGGCTGGTGTGAAATTTTGTGCACCGGCTGACCCGCCGTTCCATGCGGTGATGTCGCTGATATTGACACTGGCGTAGACGTTGAAGTTGAGATTGTCGTTGAGGTTCTGATCTTCAATCGCAGCATTCAGGTTGGATGCTGCAAGTATGCTGAATAATGCGAAGGCGGAAGTGGTGGTTTTCATGTTTCTCTCCATGAAGTGATACAGGGGACAGATAGGGGTATGTGCAGTACAGCTTGAACTCAATTAGATGGGTTGGTACGAAAGGGATGAGATTTTGTAGAGGTCGAATTGGCTGTAACTAATGCAAAATTAATGTCTTTTGATCTTTTTCTGTCAGGCTGCCTCAAATATATCCCGTGTGAGAGGATTCGGTATGGCATTTATGATGATTGATTTAACATTTTTGATTAGGTAACAATCGTTCTTAAGGCTATTATTGCAGTTTAATGTGCTGTAATTAATCGAAAATGTTAAATAAGTTAAATGTGATGGGCAATATGTCTGGAGGCTTAATTTGAGGGCATGTCAGAGGAGGTGTTATGGGGTTATTTCGCTGTTTTATGGCTGCTGATTGGAGGTATGTTGACTGATATACGGGCTGATCGGTATACTTTGAACATGCAAAACGCACAGAGCTTGCAATTTGAAGCATTTTTGAGTGAGTCATCACAAGTCATTGTGGTTGGCGGCTCGCGCACGGTCCTTGTTATCTGAGCGGAGGACCCGCATATATACCCTGTCTGAATAAGAGGTTAGATTACGATTCGTTTTGGGAGGAATCGTGTTTGTCGCAACCTCAGGCCTAAAATATGAATGGATACTGAGTCAACCATGCGATATTCGCATGTTAGGTATGCTTAGTGACTAGAAGTTTGTAAAAAGGCTGAAAAAGCAAGCTCTCCCATCCGAAAAAGAACAAAACGGTACGAAACTGAATAAAATAGATATCCAGCGGCGGCGATCGGTCAATTAGAGATTGCGGGACAGCTGGAAGTTATAGAGCAACAACAAGGTTTAGAGTCATGATGTCAAAGACATTGAATACGCGTAACCTGGCGGCGAGCCAGGATGAGATGACGGATCGTTATATCGGTATGACGGGCGGGGAGGTTTTTCATGAGTTGATGCGTGAGCATGGTGTTGAAACGATGTTCGGGTATCCGGGCGGGGCGATTTTACCTGTGTTTGATGCGATTCATGAATCCGAACAGTTTAAATTTGTGTTGTCACGCCATGAGCAGGGCGCTGGGCATATGGCGCAGGGTTATGCTCGGGTGACGGGTAAGCCGGGTGTTGCGCTAGTGACCAGTGGGCCGGGCGCGACGAATACGGTGACGCCGTTGCAGGACGCTTTGATGGATGGAACGCCGCTGTTGGTGTTCTCGGGTCAAGTCGCGACGGGTGCGATTGGTACGGATGCGTTTCAAGAGGCGGACGTGACGGGGATAACGAGGCCGTGTACGAAGTGGAATTGTTTGGTGAAAGATCCGCATGATTTGCCACGCGTGATTAATACGGCTTTTGAAATTGCGACGACGGGTCGTCCTGGGCCGGTGTTGGTGGATATGCCTAAGGACGTGACGGCTGCAAAGATAACGCGTGCGGTGAATACGAAGCCGTATTTGCCGGGGTATCACGTTGCGGAATTGGGAGCGAGCGATCAGATTGATTGTGTAGCTGAGATGATCAACAAGGCGAAGAAGCCGTTGTTGTATGTGGGGCAGGGTGTGATTACAGGTGGGGCGGTTGACGTTCTTCGCAAGTGTGCGGAGCACGCGAATATACCTGTGACAACGACGCTGTTGGGTTTGGGGGCGTTTGATGAACTCAGCGATTTGTCGGTTGATTTCCTGGGTATGCATGGCGCGGCTTATGCGAACTGGGCGATGCGTGATGCGGATGTTGTGATCGCGGTGGGGGC contains these protein-coding regions:
- a CDS encoding PEP-CTERM sorting domain-containing protein, which gives rise to MKLFSTAALAIAASAMIAGTASAAPAINMTDFGTANYTIESAGGLYVGGILGGNRAYDMAFDNGTLFIAGFNPAWAGGTPTDMTIAKIENAMVFGGDTKSTTSVTVPGVVGWKAPRLEAANGNLYVSYRANHWTFGNENAFVASYDTTNNLAENYKTVTNHPDTANTPQASNLSYDPISGEMVYFSHGFGDSIFSVNDSGTVTKNTATGLITNLGTFMATDMDSAGNMAAISVTSDGSQKNILFSERNDDGSFTSKVVTSFDNTKWNAFNDYYDIELVEMGDGNSPLIAFSVMEEKDTFSIGGETAPNKSRGVYLVDLDGNVVANVGDGWSNINGIEYKDGVLFVSNLHEGTVNYFNVASIPVPEPASLALLGLGGLVALARRRK
- a CDS encoding PEP-CTERM sorting domain-containing protein, producing the protein MKTTTSAFALFSILAASNLNAAIEDQNLNDNLNFNVYASVNISDITAWNGGSAGAQNFTPARVAYDGSANLYIACWDNDWSTTNLSSIIKVENATTNPQASLTAMQYNINAGSPLTSLDYHNGNLIAAYAINPYAFDHADSYITSFNTATESINWSYVGDGSNVGHQPTSGAAYNPAAQATSFFSMGYTFYNIDDQGAVTHTTTPSLKTQDRPTGLLALDFDSQGNAAYLDYSLTQGNGALTYAAYDSDTNSYATQTIFTFTGTDANYSNNGYDLALINIDGSDPLFALSLVPGTTATTSTGITLNDSAVYILDIAGNLTAASAHGWANVHGVDFINDTLVVTNAHSETIEFINISVPEPASLALFSLTAIPLLTRRKRQL